The Streptomyces camelliae genome window below encodes:
- a CDS encoding class I SAM-dependent methyltransferase, translating into MIQEPEAYDPDNAVDSSSEATRRDAGVAESARANRGWWDRNADEYQVEHGTFLGDDRFVWGPEGLDEVEAELLGPPEELKGKEVLEIGAGAAQCARWLAAQGARPVALDLSHRQLQHALRIGGSFPLVCADAGALPFADGSFDLACSAYGALPFVADPRLVLREVRRVLRPGGRFVFSVTHPIRWAFPDEPGPEGLSVSGSYFDRTPYVEQDEQGRAVYVEHHRTIGDRVRDIVASGFRLVDLVEPEWPVWNTSEWGGWSPLRGGLIPGTAIFVCERSEMAVPPAEGWRRD; encoded by the coding sequence ATCATCCAAGAGCCGGAAGCCTACGACCCCGACAACGCGGTGGACTCCTCTTCGGAGGCCACGCGGCGTGACGCCGGAGTCGCGGAGAGCGCGCGGGCCAACCGGGGCTGGTGGGACCGCAACGCGGACGAGTACCAGGTCGAGCACGGCACCTTCCTCGGTGACGACCGCTTCGTGTGGGGCCCGGAGGGCCTGGACGAGGTGGAGGCGGAGCTGCTCGGCCCGCCGGAGGAGCTGAAGGGCAAGGAGGTCCTGGAGATCGGCGCGGGCGCGGCCCAGTGCGCGCGCTGGCTGGCCGCCCAGGGCGCCCGTCCGGTGGCGCTAGACCTCTCGCACCGCCAGCTCCAGCACGCCCTGCGGATCGGCGGATCGTTTCCCCTGGTCTGTGCGGACGCCGGCGCGCTGCCCTTCGCGGACGGCTCCTTCGACCTGGCGTGCTCGGCGTACGGGGCGCTGCCGTTCGTCGCCGACCCGCGGCTGGTGCTGCGCGAGGTACGCCGGGTGCTGCGGCCGGGCGGCCGGTTCGTCTTCTCGGTGACGCATCCGATCCGCTGGGCGTTCCCGGACGAGCCCGGCCCCGAGGGCCTGTCGGTGTCCGGTTCCTACTTCGACCGCACGCCCTACGTCGAGCAGGACGAGCAGGGCCGCGCGGTGTACGTCGAGCACCACCGGACCATCGGCGACCGCGTACGGGACATCGTCGCCTCGGGCTTCCGGCTGGTGGACCTGGTGGAGCCGGAGTGGCCGGTCTGGAACACCTCCGAGTGGGGCGGCTGGTCCCCGTTGCGCGGCGGTCTTATCCCGGGCACGGCGATCTTCGTGTGCGAGCGAAGCGAGATGGCGGTCCCCCCGGCCGAAGGCTGGAGGAGGGACTGA